taaatgcagttaaatttactacTCCcaacttgtccctgcctgccctgactgtttgactcacttctgttctcaactgtaccagtctcagattgatctgtttcctcactatctctctgcccccccaccaccttactagtttaaatcctcctgagcagctctacgaaatctccctgccagtatattagtccgcttctgatttaggtgcaatccatctgtCTTGTAgagatcacttctaccccaaaagagattccaagatccaaaaatatgaatccttctcccatacaccagctctatCCTcccattcctgccctcactagctcgtagcactaggagtaatccagatattactattctcaaggacctcctctttaaattcctgcctagctctctgtaatctcccttcagaatctcaaccttttcccttcctaagttgttggttccaatgtggacaatgacttcttgctggcccctctcccccatgagaacattctgcaccttctctgagacatctttgatcctggcaccagggaaacaacacaccattctgcttttatgctgctgaccacagaaatgtctgtctgtacctcaggctagagaatcccctaacagaATTGATCTCTTGGGACCCAACGTATTCCACTtttacagccagtctcaataccaggaacttggctgttcgtgctacgttcccctgagaatccatcaccccctacagtttccaaaataacatacctgtttgaaatgggtatagccacaaaagactcctgcactagctgcctacctctcttacctttcctgaagttaacacatctatgtgactgtatccaagacttcccccccccccaccttcctataactgccagccatcacatactgttgctgttgcaaattcctcattgcttctaactgtttctccaactgatccattcgatctgataaaattcacaaccaacagcatttatggcagatgtaATCCGCAGTCGcacttaaactctctttaaacttccagatctgacaagaagtacacatcactctactaaaggccatttttgctccttcacaatcgacagatccagaaaataacaccatcttattcctctacaaacactgccccaggttaaattaatagttatggcttatattttaagtgtAATCAAGAGACaaatctccaaaaacatataatcaagaaaaacccactgtactcactactgcagactttctgtacgccacacttaaaacaacaattaacttatctgattctgtgctgtgaactttgcccaacagttcctccaagatcagttgtgaattttactgatggttaattttcccagatgcactccgatgtccagcgatacatgaatttgAACAGCAAAGGCAGcggtcagtttctttctctctctctctctctcccctgcactgacctcaccatgtgcttcctttgtcagcTCTtctttttaaaactgctgttgttttgacttttttttccaaagttccaaaacaatgcaacagcatatgaaacagtaattgctgctcctggaactTGAGGAAATcgcctccagcacctaaaataccccaaaaaaggagcagctgttacagccagaaatttttcccgcctTCCACGTGGTACACCgattcctaatgaaggacttgtgcccgaaatgtcgactgtcctgttccttggaggctgcctgacatgctgtgcttttccagtgccacactttttcactctgatctccagcatctgcagtcctccctttctccatgCTTATTTGTTTGGCTAACAGAATGGTGTCTTTTCTTAATGTTCACAATTAAAAGGGTATTTTCAGGTAACAACTGACATCtgtcgaagagtgtggtactggaaaatcaGGATTAAGAGCTGATGCttaaaacgttgattctccagctcctcggatgctgcctgaccagctgtgctttttcagcaccacactcttcaactctgacctccagcatctgcattgctCACTTTCGCCCCACCAAGAGCTGACATATGATGAGGCATTAAATTAATATCTGATTGAACTTTGCCTTGTATTGTTATTGTGTACGTATTTGGTATTATCATGCTATTATAACATTCACATGTTGTTTCCATCCTTGGGTAAGTGTATTGCTATGAAAATCtagatgtcagtgatggactcATTGTGATGCAGCAGTTCAGCAATTTGAATCTGTGCCAACTCTCGAGcaatcctgtctctctctctctctctctctatcatccaCCACGTTCATTTCCCTTAATTGCTCATCCAATTTTATTTTGAAATCTTTGAAATTTTGAATCCTTTCAATTTTGAATCAATTATTTGAAATAATTCTCACTGCTTCCTCATACGTTGAAACTTCCAGGTTGTGACTAGTTGATGGCTAACTAACTTTCTTCCTTACATCCCCTTGCATCTTTAATCAAGTATTGAAGTTAATTAATTTGAATATTTTTAGACTAGAAATATATCGTGAACAACAAGCATTCAACCATGCAATGTAtgattcggcccattgagtcttcaCCAACAGTAAATAGAAATCTATCAAACAGCATCACCTTTCGAATATTTTCTTTTGAATTTTGATCTTGTGCTGAGACATTTACGACTTTTTAAACCTCTTACAGGATAGTAGATGGGGAGGATTTGAAGAAAGAAATCTGAAACTTAATGTCACGTCAAGATTTGAAATCATTCGATTTGTCAGGATCTGAACGTCACGGAcctttcactgtggagggagaaatGTTTCTCTGTTCTGTCTGCTTCAAAACATTTTAAACACAGGACTGTCATACACGCACATCCGAGTGAGAGTGTTTCAGTGCACCGACAATGAAAACGCTTTAACCAGCAAAATGATCTGAAAAAAAATTTCATAATTCACAGCAGAGAGAGACATTTCATGTGCTTTGGGTGTGGCCAATGCTTCAACTGATTATTCAACCTGGAGTGGGAATGAGAACGTACTCAGCATGGACAAACCCTGGAAATGTGGGCATTGTGGGAAGGGATTCTATTACCCATCTGCTCTTGAGATTCATGAGCGCagacacactggggagaggccgttcacctgttttgtgtgtgagaaaggattcagtgCTATCTCCAATCTGCTGACACACCAGAAAGTTCATGCTGTGGAGAGGCCGTTCAACTCCAACAGTGGGAAGGTACTCGCGGATACATCCACCGCAGTAACACGCCAGCAAGTTCCCACCCAGAAGAAGATATTCCCCTGCTCAGATTGTGAGAAGGAATTCACCAGTTCAGCCAATCTGCTGAGACACAagcgagttcacactggggagagaccgtacacttgctgtgagtgtgggaaaggatttgCTCAGTCGTCTGGCTTGGTTATTCACCAACggattcacactggggagaggccattcacctgctctcagtgtgggaagggattcactgatTCGCACACCCTGCTGCAACACGAACgagttcacaccggggagaggccttTTGTCTGTtctcagtgtgggaagggattcacacAGTTATCCAACCTGCAAGctcaccagcgggttcacactggagagaggccattcacctgctctcagtgcggaaaGGGATTCACGCATCTATCCAGCCTGCAAGTACAtcagcgggttcacactggggagaggccgttcacctgctctcagtgcgggaaagGGTTTTCTCGATTATCCAGCCTGCAgaaacaccagcgagttcacacgggggagaggccattcatctgctcgcagtgtgggaagggattcacgcAGTTATCCAACCTGCAgagacaccagcgagttcacacccGGGAGAGATCATTCACCTGCTgtcagtgtgggaagggattcacacAGTCATTGCACCTGCAggaacaccagcgagttcacactggggagagtcCGTTCagctgctctcagtgcgggaaggaaTTCACATGTTCATCCCGCCTGCAgagacaccagcgagttcacaccagggagagatCTTTCAACTGCTCCGTGTGCGGGAAGGGATTCACACAGTCATCCCATCTGCAagcacaccagcgagttcacactggagagaggccgttcgcctgctctcagtgtgggaaaggattcacatGTTCATCCCACCTGCagaggcaccagcgagttcacaccggggagaagctgttcagctgctctcagtgcgggaaagGATTCTCTCAATTATCCAACCTACAAGCACACCAgcgagtccacactggggagaggccattcacctgctctcagtgcgggaagggattcTCTCACTTATCCAACCTGCAgagacaccagcgagttcacactggggagaggccattcacctgctctcagtgcgggaagggattcACGCAGTTGTCCAGCGTGCAGAAACACCAGCGCGATCACCACTGACAGCATGCTGTGAACTGCTGTTAGTGCTGCTGCTCATTCACGTTCAGGACTGAACCCTTGTTCGTTCTGCACGTGGGTGAAGTGGGCGGCTCAGAGGGTTTCTTTCTGCTGAAATGGCCATCCTCACTGCTTCCAGTGAGGTGGATGCTTCAAACTTCATCTGAATTGTTgaatgaaaggaaaggttggaagGTACAAGTTCTTCAGTTTGCGTTTCATTTTCTCCAATAGCATGCCACGTTGGCATGGAGACGGTCACGTTTGGAAGTTGTTTTGTTGAATTGACGTGGGTGCTTCTCACAGAAGGTATTTGGAGATTTGTAAATGTGGCAGCTCATTTGGAATTGCTGAGGGGAAATGAAGCTGAGCTTGGAGCTGAAGGAAGAAATCTCCAATAAGGCTGTCTGTTAAAGGCACTGAGTCTTGTGTTGGCAGGAAACTGTCATACATTGGAGATATCAATGAGGAGCAGGAAGGGCATTCAGCTCTCGAGACTGCCTAACCATGTGATAAGATCGTGATTAATCTGTTTGTCATCTCCACACCATGTTCCTGCCTGAACCCTTGAAGCCTTGCCCCAAGGTGGCCAAAAAGATGGTGCCAACAATGGAACTGAGGCAGTAGAACTGGTATGTTCTCACTGTCAAAGGGTGGAACTTTTAAAGCAAGTTGCTGGAGATCAAGGAGTAAATCACTGTTGGGAAAAGCGGCTGGTTTTTCTTCAAGGATTGTTGCACCAAAGAGAGAAGCTTCTAAGAAAGCAATCCTTTCTACTGTGTTTATCATGAGTGTAAATAGATGCGAGCAATTCTGAAGCATTTATATTTTCAGGGAAGTCACTCTGGATGTCCAAGAAAGCCACAAAAAAGTTTTCATTTTATGTTGCTGGCTCAACTGAAACATTATTATGAAAAGCTTTGGACCATTACCAAAATGTTCATTGTTTAATTACAGGTTATTGTGGGGAAATGTACGTGCAGGGTATTTGTCAGAGCACAGTAGAATATTGTGGACGTTTCTGGGCCCCTGATCAATAGAAAGGTACACTGGCAGCAGAGGCAATCGAGAGCATGTTCATTCATCTGATGAGTGAATGTGGAAAGGAGAAGATGAACAGATTGGGCCTGCAGttgttagaacatagaagaacGATACGTGACCTTACCAAAATAGACAAGATTCTTTGGGGATCTGACAAAATGCGTAATCTCAGAAAATTTGGTAATttacttaagacagagatgaggaacttCTTCTCAAGGGTAGTGTGTTTGGAATTTTTATCACTGAGGACTATTGAGGTTGGCTTATTAAGTATGAGGAAGGCAGGCAACAGCCTTAGGAAAAACGCATTGTGGGTTTTCCGATCAATGGTGACCTAATTGAATAGCTGTCcagccttgatgggctgaatagtctacttctgctcctttgtcttattTTCTGTAATTGAGAGTGAATTTAAGTTGTATTCTGGGAGCAAAGACTTTGAATATTGGTTTTATTTCCATATTATTCATTCGTCATGTGCATTTAATACAGGGAAATGATTTTACAGGCCATATACTGTTACACAGACTTGGCTGGAGAGACATAATTTGGAAGTGAAAACTCCTCAGCATTTGTAATCCACTTAAGCATGGCACTGTTTGAATACTAGAAACTAAAATATTTACCTCAGTAATGGACAATACGGAAGCTGCAAAACTACCTGcagaatttcaaacaaaaaatTTTCAACAGAATAGACAAAGGCATTCGCAATTATGTGTTCATGACATCAAACATTACATGTGCTTGCCGTGCTGAAAATGCAGAATACAACCAGGAAATAACTAGTTCATAAATGAGCATTTTAAACCTCAGCATGATGTTTAAGAATCAAAACCTtagaaagaaaataaaatccaaatTGAGGAAGCTGTTGATATTATTGATAGTTCAATACTTTTTTATTCTGAATGGGGaacaagaattttttaaaaaatcaaaccgCCCCTTGAACATAAAAATCCATTGATATAACGTCAACAAGGAAGGCTGTAACCAACAGTGAAAGAGTTGCAGGTCTTTGGACAGACAAACTGCTTTTATACAGTAAGCTCTGATAACACAGACAGTATATTTGCACAGAGAAAGAACTCTTGAAATCTTAGTATCTGAATGAGAAACTGCAAAGAAATCAAAGTAAATTCTAGTGGCCTGTGGGATACATTTGGGTCGATCCCTTTAGAAAGTGAACGAACCTTCAGGACATCATGAGATAAAATCCTGGGCTGTTAAAGTAAAACTGAATTCACAACGTTACATAGATATTTATGATTGTGTTAAATTATGATGTTTCTTCATTTAACTTTTCACTTGCACAATAAACTTAATTTTTGTTTAACAGTGTGACCTGTGGTACCATGCATCTTTTGATTACTTACTGAATGTTAGAAAGTATCTTTAAACATTGACGGACCTGACAAAAATTGCAGGATTCTTGTTCCCGGGGGACAAAGGTGACCAAGGTTAGTCAGTGACAATCTCCcaagagtgagggaggaggagcCAGACAGGTTCAGAAACTGATCACCAGATAAAACACATATTCAAATTGCAAAGCAGAAGCATTTGTTTTTGGTTGATACAGGACGCATGTCGGAAGAAAGATTTTTGAAATGTTTGATTGGGTGTGTGACTGGCAAGGCCAGGAGTGGGTGCCCACCTTTAATTGTCCTTGAACAGTGATGGTCTATCATTCAGCTGCTTTAAGTGCTTCAGACTGGGAAGCTCTGTGTCTCCACTTCGCACAcgcacctcaccccacccccttcaccccctcaccccatccccttcaccccccaccccatcccccctcaacccccaccccatcccccctcaccccccaccccatccccttcacccccaccccattccctcctcaccctgtccccttcacaccccatcccccctcaccccaacccttcACCCCCTCagcccatccccctcaccccagcCCCTTCAGCTCCCAccccatttcccctcaccccatccccttcaacccccatcccatccccttcatccccctcaccccacccccttcaccccccactccACCTCCTTCACCCCGTACCCCATCAGCCCCCCACCCCATCATATCCCTTTCACCCCCCCAACCTAtcaacccccaccccatccccttcaTCCCATCCTCCCTCACCCGATCCCCTTCACcacgaccccatccccttcaccacgaccccatccccttcacccccaccccattccatccccctcacccccaccccgccccccaatCCACTTCAccccccacaccatcccccaaaccccctcacctcatccccacccctcaccccatccccactccctcaccccattCCTACAACCCCCTCacgcccccaccccatccccctcaccccccaccccatcctcctcaccccccatcccatcccccccacccccatccccttcactccccaccccatccaccaccccccccaccccatcctcttATCCCACCCCATCCACTTATCCTATcgcccacccccctcaccccatccaCTTATCCCAGCCCCCTcaacccattccccacccccttaccccatcccccaccccctcaccccatccacttatctcaccccctcatccctcacccccacccatcCTACACCCCCACCCATCCCTCACCCCCCATCCCTCACCCTACACCCCATCcctcatcccccacccccccacccctacccatCCCTCATCCCCACCCATCCCTcaatccccctcaccctcaccaatccctcaccttccccacacCCATCtatccctcacccccacccatccctcaccctccccacccccacctatccctcaccctccccacccccacctatcCCTCACCCTACACCCCATTCCTCATCCCCCACCCCTACCCATCCCTCATCCCCCTCAGCCCTCACCCCACGcatcctccccctcacccctcgccatccctcaacctccatcccTCACCCCTCCTCACTCCAACCCATGCCTCACCCACCtcatccctcacccccacccatcCCTCACCACGcctcacccccccatccccagccATCATTCACCCTCCATCCTCAACCCCCCATCCCTCAACCCCCACCCatcacacccccatccccaaacccccatccctcaaacctcaccccctcaatccctcacccccacccccactcataccgatccatctctccctcaccccccaccacTACTCACCCCCACCGATCCCTTAACCCCCCCCTCACCCATCCctcatcccccacccccctcacccatccctcaccccctcacccccaacacccatcccacccacccccacgCAACCTCAATAACCCTACCcatccccccaaaccccacccccacccatcacccccactccacccatccctccctacccccacccagcccccccacccccacccccacgcatccccctcaccctaacaTCTCCGAACTCCACCCCACTACCCccgaccccaccccacccccacatctccccccatccccacccatcACCTCCCACCCATTACCCCCACCCATCATCTCCCACCCATCCCCACCTCACCCATTACACCCACCCATCGCCCACTCatcactcccccacacccccacccataccccacccatcacccccaccccacccaatctCCACCCATCCACCCACACCTCAATCCAtcactcccacccacacccatcactcccccaccctcacccatccacccccacccATCACTCACCCATCCCCAACCCATCACTCACCCATCCCCGACTCCCACCCATCactcacccatcccccatcctcctatcccccccccacccatcactcacccatccccccaaccccacccatcACTCACCCATCCCCCCATCCTCTTATTCCCCCACCCCTACCATCACTCACCCATCctcctaccccccacccccacccatcactcacccatcccccccaaccccacccatccCATGCCCCCACCCATCACtcacccat
This genomic stretch from Chiloscyllium punctatum isolate Juve2018m chromosome 51, sChiPun1.3, whole genome shotgun sequence harbors:
- the LOC140470492 gene encoding uncharacterized protein, which encodes MDKPWKCGHCGKGFYYPSALEIHERRHTGERPFTCFVCEKGFSAISNLLTHQKVHAVERPFNSNSGKVLADTSTAVTRQQVPTQKKIFPCSDCEKEFTSSANLLRHKRVHTGERPYTCCECGKGFAQSSGLVIHQRIHTGERPFTCSQCGKGFTDSHTLLQHERVHTGERPFVCSQCGKGFTQLSNLQAHQRVHTGERPFTCSQCGKGFTHLSSLQVHQRVHTGERPFTCSQCGKGFSRLSSLQKHQRVHTGERPFICSQCGKGFTQLSNLQRHQRVHTRERSFTCCQCGKGFTQSLHLQEHQRVHTGESPFSCSQCGKEFTCSSRLQRHQRVHTRERSFNCSVCGKGFTQSSHLQAHQRVHTGERPFACSQCGKGFTCSSHLQRHQRVHTGEKLFSCSQCGKGFSQLSNLQAHQRVHTGERPFTCSQCGKGFSHLSNLQRHQRVHTGERPFTCSQCGKGFTQLSSVQKHQRDHH